tgtgtgtgtgtgtgtgtgtggggggggttaatcTAGCTGCTAACCTATGAACATACTTACCAATACAACTATTGATTTCCTACCTAAATGCctaaatatctatgtatcctcCTTGTTACCATCCAACATATACACCTAACTACCcgtctgtctttgttgtctgtctgtctgtctgtgtatctacctACCTTCCTAGCCATATAAATGTGCATCAATGTACGTATttacctgtgtatctgtctacgtATCTGTTTCCATCTGTCCCCCTGTCCATTAACTTATCTAATGAGTCATCGATTCATCCAgtcgttcatttattcaatcatttgtgtgtgtgtgtgtgtgtgtgtgtgtgtgtgtgtgtgtctgtgtgtgtgcagagcacaTTTTATCTACAATTCGGATGCATTAAACTTACTGTTTCTTGGGGGTTTTTTGCATTCTGTATTATGATCAGCATTTGGAAATATCAGTCTGGGACGTAGACTAGCGTTGTGTTTGGGTGAACGTATGGTGGAATACATGACAGGTTTGACgtgtttgtttttccctcctGAATCTCCCCTGAGCTCTCTCCAGCAGTCATGTGCACTTgggcacgatcacacacacacacactcacacacacacacacacacacacacacatacacacacacacacacacactgacacagtcacacacacacacacacacacacacacacacacacacactgacacagtcacacacacacacacacacacacacacacacactcacacacacacacacacgcacacacacactcacacacacacacacacacacacacacacacacacacacacacacacacacacacacacacacacactcacacacacacactcacacatttttgTGCctttacacacagatacataagaATTTTGAGAGAGTGTGGTGGTGACATGTCCCGACTCGATATCCCGGGCACCAATATCGATATCCCGGGCACCAATATCGATATCCCGGGCACCAACATCGATATTCCGGGGCCCAATATCTATATCCCGGGCGCCAACATCGATATCCCGGGCACCAACATCGATGTCCCGGGCACCAACAACGATATCCCGGGCCCCAACATCGATATCCCGGGCACCAACATCGGTATCCCGGGCCCCAACATCGATATCCCGGGCACCAACATCGATATCCCGGGCACCAACATCGATATCCCGGGCACCAACATCGATATCCCGGGCACCAACATCGTTATCCTGGGAACCAACATCGATATCCCGGGCACCAACATCGATATCCCGGGCACCAACATTGATATCCCGGGCACCAAAATCGATATCCCCGTCACTAACATCGATATCCCGGGCACCAACATCGATATCCCGGGCACCAACATCGATATCCCGGGCACCAACAACGATATCCTGGGCACCAACATTGGTATCCCGGGCACCAACAACGATATCCTGGGCACCAACATCGATATCATCGATATCCCGGGCACCAACATCGATATCCCGGGCACCAACATCGATATCCCGGGCACCAACATCGATATCCCGGGCACCAAGAGGCCTTTCAGTGTACAGCATGCCCCTGGAAATCTGACCcgcttatttcttctttttaatatataTCTTCTGTTTAACATGTTTCATAAATcgtattgattttcttttctgttctttttcaacTTTCATAATTGCTCTTATTGCATTTCAAAgcacatgaattaaaaaaaattcttctttttttatatt
Above is a window of Babylonia areolata isolate BAREFJ2019XMU chromosome 28, ASM4173473v1, whole genome shotgun sequence DNA encoding:
- the LOC143302024 gene encoding uncharacterized protein LOC143302024, which codes for MSRLDIPGTNIDIPGTNIDIPGTNIDIPGPNIYIPGANIDIPGTNIDVPGTNNDIPGPNIDIPGTNIGIPGPNIDIPGTNIDIPGTNIDIPGTNIDIPGTNIVILGTNIDIPGTNIDIPGTNIDIPGTKIDIPVTNIDIPGTNIDIPGTNIDIPGTNNDILGTNIGIPGTNNDILGTNIDIIDIPGTNIDIPGTNIDIPGTNIDIPGTKRPFSRAVRPAVTQMSTMKSHTREYDNVVTSSLHVNIGTKVVRRSVASNSLVRFDK